A region from the Triticum aestivum cultivar Chinese Spring chromosome 3D, IWGSC CS RefSeq v2.1, whole genome shotgun sequence genome encodes:
- the LOC123074264 gene encoding rapid alkalinization factor, with protein MARIGVAVLALLVAAAAVACLPAPASAGEQDSMLLTRSATCDGAVGECGVDEDEEMGTGANGTGEALRRSLARKPTARYISYAALRADQVPCNKRDKSYYTNCGSMQQANPYTRGCSAITRCARNMN; from the coding sequence ATGGCCCGGATCGGCGTCGCggtgctcgcgctcctggtggccgcCGCGGCGGTGGCCTGCCTGCCGGCCCCGGCCTCCGCGGGCGAGCAGGACTCCATGCTGCTGACGCGCTCGGCGACCTGCGACGGGGCCGTCGGGGAGTGCGGCGtggacgaggacgaggagatggggaCGGGCGCCAACGGCACCGGCGAGGCCCTGCGCCGGTCGCTGGCGCGGAAGCCGACGGCCAGGTACATCAGCTACGCCGCTCTGCGCGCCGACCAGGTCCCCTGCAACAAGCGCGACAAGTCCTACTACACCAACTGTGGCTCGATGCAGCAGGCCAACCCCTACACGCGCGGCTGCTCCGCCATCACGCGCTGCGCGCGCAACATGAACTGA